Part of the Labilibaculum antarcticum genome, TTTCCTTTCGTATTATTTCTTATTTTTCTTCTCTTCAACCTGTTTCAGATAGTCACCCAATCCTTCAAAAGGCATGTGAGTTTTAGGAACACCCAATTTTGCTGAAGGATCGTTCGCCATCAAATCAACTTTACCCAAACACTTTGGACAACTTACTGTCTTGTGATTGGTGATCTCTAATATATTTACAATGATTTCGCACTTGCAATGCGGACAATCAACTATTACTTCATGATCGTTAAATTCCATACTTTCTTAATTTTAAGTCTTGCTTGACAAAAGTATTGGAAAAATTGGAATATTCCTCCTATCCAATAGGTGAAAAAAATCCCGTTTCAGCATGCAAAAAGTCCGGGAGCTTCTTCTTTTATCTAGTTCAAAGCCTCCCCCATAACGGGATGCTCTGCTTTCATTGATTTCAGACCTTCCCCTGTTCGGGAAAGCTGTCTTTTTTTGATTTCAAGCTTTCCCCTCTTCGGGAAGGGTGTCTTTTTTTGATTTCAGCCCTTCCCCTCTTCGGGAAGGGTGTCTTTTTTTGATTTCAGCCCTTCCCCTGTTCGGGAAGGGTGTCTTTTTTTGATTTCAGACCTTCCCCTGTTCGGGAAGGGTCTCTTTTTCTGATTTCAAACTTTCCCCTGTTCGGGAAGGGTCTCTTTTTCTGATTTCAAACTTTCCCCTGTTCGGGAAGGGTCTCTTTTTTTGATTTCAAGCTTTCCCCAACACGGGAAAGCCCTTTTTTTTCTGGCTGAAGTTTTACCCAATACGGGAAAGGTCATTTATTTTCGGCTGAAACTTTCCCAAATCATAATTTCAATCAGGCTGAAGGCCTGACACATCGGAACTTGGAGCATGGCCCCGAGGAAAGAATATTGGTTGGTATTAGTTGCACAAGGCCCGCATCGGTGGGTTAAGGATTGAAATGGAAACCCCACAGCGAGGAACGAGAGAGGAGTTGGAATGGAAAGCCTGACCCGAAGGGGAACCCCCAAATAATTATCTGCAATAAAAATCCCCCGAATTATTCATTCGAGGGACAAGTCATTTTTATTTTAAATCGGCATTACTGCTCGCAATCTTTCATGGATAGTTGAATGCGTTTTCGGGCCACATCGACCTCGGTTACCTTCACGTTTACGTGCTGATGCAACTGAACCACATCGGCCGGGTTGGACACAAATCGATTGGCCAGTTGAGAGATATGAACCAAACCATCCTGCTTCACACCAACATCTACAAAGGCGCCAAAATTGGTGATATTGGTCACAATACCGGGCAATTCCATGCCCACTTCCAGCTGCTCTACCTTGTAAATTCCTTCCTTAAACTGGAACACTTTGATGATGGTTCGCGGATCGCGGCCCGGCTTTTCCAGTTCATCAATAATATCTTTAAGGGTAGGCAATCCTACCTCATCGCTCACATATTTATTCAGATCGATTTGCTTACGCAATTCCTTATCGGCAATTAAATCGGCCACCGAACATTTTAGGTCTTTCGCCATTTGCTTGACAATGCCATAAGATTCGGGATGCACGGCTGAGTTATCCAGCGGATTATCGGAATTGGGAATTCGAAGGAAACCGGCACATTGCTCGAATGCCTTTGCGCCCATTCGTTTCACTTTGGAGATCTCTTTACGAGTATTGAAAGGGCCGTTTTCGGCACGATAATCGACAATATTCTGAGCCAACTGTGGCCCCAACCCCGAAACATAATTCAGCAAGTGTTTGCTCGCAGTATTCAAATTAACACCCACCTTGTTTACACAAGATTCGACGACCTGATCGAGGCTTTGTTGCAGTAAATTCTGATCGACATCGTGCTGATACTGCCCAACACCTATGGATTTGGCTTCAATTTTCACCAACTCGGCCAAGGGATCCATTAAGCGGCGGCCAATGGAAATCGCACCGCGTACGGTAACATCATATTCGGGAAACTCTTCGCGGGCCACTTTCGACGCTGAGTAAATGGAAGCTCCCGCCTCACTTACCACAAAAACCTGCAGCTTGCGATCGTAATGAAGGTTGGTCACAAACTTCTCAGTCTCTCTGCTCGCAGTTCCGTTTCCGATGGCAATGGCCTGAATGTTATAAGCCTCCACCAAATGAGTCAGCTTTTTAGCCGCCATACTGCCCTGATTTTGCGGCGGATGCGGATAAATAGTTTCGTTGTGCAGCATATTCCCCTGAGCATCCAAACAAACCAGTTTGCAACCACTTCGGTATCCCGGATCTAAAGCCAAAACCCGTTTTTGGCCCAGCGGAGATGACAGAAGCAACTGTCTCAGGTTTTCTGAAAACACCCGAATGGCTTCCTTATCAGCCGCTTCTTTGGAACTGTTCGCAAATTCAGTTTCCAGTGACGATCCCAACAATCTTTTATAGGCATCTTTTACCGCAAGTTCAACTTGTTGTGAAGCGGCAGTATTTCCTTTCACAAAAATACGATCCAGACGATCCAATACTTCCTCCTCATCGGGGGCAATGCTCACACGCAAAACGCCTTCGCCCTCGCCTCTTCGCAATGCCAGTATTCTATGAGAAGCAGCACGTTTCAAAGGCTCTTCCGACTCAAAATAGTCTTTGAATTTCTCGCCTTGCTCCTCTTTTCCTTTTACCACTTTGGAGCGGATTACCGCCTGACGCTGAAATATACTGCGGACCGAATTTCGGGCCACTTCATTCTCATTCACCCATTCGGCAATAATATCGCGCGCGCCTTGCAGTGCTTCCGAGGTGTTTGGCACTTCATCAGACAAAAACTCTGCAGCACGAGCTTCAACATCACGTTCCTCCTGCTTCATCAGGATTTTCGCCAATGGCTCAAGTCCTTTATCCCTGGCTTTTACGGCTTTGGTTTTCCGCTTTAGCTTGTAGGGCAAATAGATATCTTCCAACTTATTTAGCTCTCCACAACCCATAATGCGTTGCTTCAATTCATCGGTCAGCTTGTCCTGTTTCTCAATGGAATCAAGTATGCTGTCGCGACGCTTATCCAGCTCCGTTAGGCGGCCAATTTCATCTTTAATATCGCCGATTTGAACTTCATCCAAACTGCCGGTCATCTCCTTTCTGTATCGGGAAATAAATGGCAGAGTAGCCCCTTCGCTTAGAAGTTGCAAGGTGTTTTCGACCTGAAAAGCCTGCAACTGCAAGCTTTTCTTAATGTGATCTACGTATTTTCGTGTCATGTTATTTTGATAATAAGACTGTACTTTTTAGCTGTTATTTTTCATGTATCGCTCACATTCATTCACCGAACGCTCAACACAATCTTCTAACGAAAGTCCGTTAAAATAATTGCCAGTCAAATAAATTCCAGTTTCTTCAATCAGGCTTTGGATGTCCTGAATTCTTTTCCCGTGTCCCAAGTCGAGCACAGGCAATCGATGATTGGCGACAATTGTTTCGCCCAAATCAGATTCATCAACACTTAGCATTTTAGCCATTAAAGCTTCCTGCTCCCTTTTCGGGATATTGTTTTCTTCGAAATGGAATGCAAATCCTCTCGATTCATCATGCTCCATCACATCCCTTGTTACCATCGAAAGGCATGTGCCTTGCAAAGGAATAATAAAGGAAACCGGATCGAACGCCAATTTTTCCTTTGGCAGAACAACGGTTCTTGATAAAATATTTTTGGTGGTATATTCTTTCAGCTTCGAAGACAATTCGGAGTTGATGCCGGCCAATAAATTTCCGGCAACCGATGGAGTGACTGCAAAGGCAATATCTTTGGCGGTAAATTTTTCTCCTGATTCTGTTGTAACGCTCACTTGATTCTCTTTTTGAACGTCAACAACTTTCTGCCCTGTAAGAACAGTTATATTTTCAGTTTCGGTCAATGCATTCATAAAACTTTGCATTCCCTTTTTCAGGATAAAGCTTTTAGGATGCTCCTTGCTTTTTGTTTTTCTTCGTTTCAGAAAGAATTCTGCAGAAAAGGCATCTGCATTTTGAACTATTACGGCACTAAACATGCGGCTAAAAACCTTGTCGTAATTCTTTTTGCCAACAATATTCCCAAAGTATTCTTTTACCGTTTTTCCGTCACGCTTCGAGAAAAACAGCTTTGGCCCTGATGTCAGCAATTCCCATTTACTAACCCGCGACATGATTTTCTCATGTTTATCGGTGAAAACTTTCATGCCCACCTTGGCTCTTGGCTCAATGCTTGGCTCCAAACCTGAAGACTGAATCAGACCAATCAGGTTTGTGTAAGAAGCGTAAAAGGTATGTGCTCCCATTTCAACCCAAAAATCATTTTTATCATGATAATGGGTATTTAAACAACCGCCAATTCGATTATCACCTTCTAATACCAGTACTTGTTTCCCTTTTTGGGCAACTTGATAGGCGAGGCTTAGTCCGCTAATGCCGGCGCCTACCACAATCATGTCGTATACTTTAGTGTGGGTCATGATTTGGGTTTGTTTGGGTTAGTTTGGCTTTATTTCTTTTTGAAAGATCTCTTCTTTCCTCCACCGCTATAAGTCTTTGGATTGTAAACCGGAGCCTCTCCCAACTCTTCGGGTACGGGAATTTTATAAACTTCAGACTCTATAAGTTCTTCAATTTTCTTAAAATCACTCTGATCTTTCGGAGTTATTAAGGTAATCGCAACACCTTCGGTTTCCGCTCTGGCTGTTCGTCCAACTCTATGCACATAATCCTCAGCATCGTGGGGTACATCAAAATTAATCACCAAGTCGATTGAATCGATATCAATTCCCCGGGCAATAATATCGGTAGCCACCAAAATCTGATACTTGCGGTTTTTGAAATCCCGAAGAACATCTTCACGCTCTTTTTGTTCCAAATCGGATTGAATTCCTGCCGCTTTAAATTTATTCCTTATTAGCTCTTTGGTAATTGCTTTTACATTCAGCTTGGTGGCAGAGAAAATAATAACACTTTTGATGTCTTTGCCTTTCAACAAATGATTTATCAAAGGAATTTTTTGCTCAGGATAAAGCATATATGCCGCCTGCAAAACACCTGCTGCCGGCTTCGACATGGCAATATTGATACTTTCAGGCTCATTCATCATGGTATTCGCAAGCTCGCGAATTTTGGATGGCATGGTAGCCGAAAACATTAGATTCTGGCGTTCTTTTGGCAAATAATTTATGATTTGCATTAAATCGTCAAAGAATCCCATATCCAGCATTCTATCCGCCTCATCTAAAATTAAATGCTTTAATTTCGTTGTGTTTACATACCCCAAACTCAAATGAGAGATCATTCGTCCGGGAGTGGCAATTACGATATCTGCACCTTCCATTAATCCCCGTTTCTGCTGATCCCAAACCGAGGAATCTCCGCCTCCATAAACAGAAAGTGATGTGATCGATACAAAATAGCCAAAACCCTCCATTTGCTGATCAATTTGCATGGCCAGTTCACGGGTCGGCACTAAAATTAAAGTACTGAAACCATCAATTTTATTTTTTTGTATTTTATCCATTATTGGCAACAAATAGGCTGCGGTTTTCCCGGTGCCTGTTTGTGCACAACAAATTAAATCCTTATTGGCGATGATTTGCGGTATAGCAAGTTCCTGAACTGGAGAAGGAGTTTCAAACCCCATGGAATCAAGTCCATCCATTAATTCAGGCGTAAAGTTAAATTCAGAAAATTTCAATTTTTTTCGATTTACTTATTCGTGACTGGGTTCTCTACACTGAAAACCAACTATATATCAAGCGACAGGGAAGATACAAAAAAGTGAAATCTCTTCACCAATTCCCGTGTAAAAATATCTATGCTACTCTACATATAATACCAATCCTTTCAGGTATTCTCCCTCGGGATGGTAAATATTAACAGGATGATCAGCCGGTTGTGTTAACTGGTGAAGAATGCGTACGGTTCTTCCTGCAGTGGCAGCCGCCTCAAAAATGGCTTTGCGAAAATCTTCTCTACTAACCGCCTGCGAACAAGAGAAAGTAAACATGATACCACCACTTTTGATCTTTTCAAATCCTATTGTATTTAATCGTCGGTATCCCTTCAAAGCATTCGCTAACACCTTTTTGTGTTTCGCAAAAGCTGGTGGATCCAAAACGATCAAGTCATATTTCCCTCCTGATTTATCAAGATATTTAAATGCATCTTCTGAAAAAGCTTCATGTCGGGTATCTCCCGGGAAATTTAATTCAACATTTTCTTTTGTGATCTCAATGGCTCGTGCCGAACTATCTACCGAATGCACTAAATCGGCGCCACCACGCATGGCATAAAACGAAAATCCACCGGTATAGCAAAACATATTTAGTACCGAACGTCCCTTTGCATATTGCTCGAAAAGATTTCTGTTCTCACGCTGATCGATAAAAAAGCCTGTTTTTTGTCCTTTTAACCAATCAACATTAAATTTCAATCCATTTTCTAAAGCAACAAACGAATCTACCTCTCCATACAAATATTCATTTTTAGGTTCAATTCCTGATTTAAAAGGGATTGTTCCTTCCGATTTATCGTAAACAGCTTTTAAATCATCACCTAGAACGGCTAATAATGCGTTGGTAATATCTTCGCGATGCAAATACATACCTACCGAATGACATTGAATGACAGCAGTTCCTGCATAAAAGTCAATAATCAGTCCTGATAATCCATCTCCTTCGCCATGAACCAAACGAAAAACATTATTGTTGGCAGTTCCATACAAGCCAATCGCTTTTCGCACTTTACAGGCCGATTCGAATTTACTCACCCAAAAATCAAGATTGATTTCGGTTTCCTCAAAGGAAATAATTCTCACCACGATAGATCCGATGGCAATATGCCCGATCCCTAAAAACTCTTCATTTGCCGAATAAACAGCAACCAAATCACCTTCTTCCAAGCCTTCGTCTACTCTACTTACGGCTCCTGAAAATATCCAGGGATGAAATCGTTTAATAGAATATTCTCTCCCTTGCTTAAGGATCACTTTTGGGTAATTTATCATTTTGGAAATTTCTTTTTCTGATTGAATGGAGACAAATCTGATCGGGAAAAGTTTCCCTATCGACCAGCCCCTTAACTTTAATTACTCAAATTCAACGACTTTAAAAGCGTACTGCGGTATAATTCGTTCACTAAAACGTTACTTCTTACTTAATTGAAGTTTTTAGCTTTTCAAATATTTTCAACGACACCCATGCATCAGTAGCTGCGTATTTCAACTGTCCGACACTCAACTCTTCTGCTTCCCAGTTGGAAACTTGCTGACGCTTCGAAATTCTGAAATTAAGAACAATAGCAGAAAGCTTTTTCAATGAAAAACTCTCGATCCCAAATTTCAAGACATACTCTTGCAATTCAAGAAAGCCATTGGCGTCAAAATCATTTAATTTTTGCAAACCTCTGATGTCATCTTTGATAGCTGCACCCACCTTTATGATTTGCGGATCAGCAAGAAGATCCATTAATTGAACCGGCAATCCGATTTTATTGATCCTGAAAAGGAAAGTTTTAGAATTTGCCGCTAATTGTAGCAAGGCAACATCATTCACTCTTCCCTTTTTAAACGAAGGACGTGTTTCTGTATCGAATCCCAAAATTGGAAATTTTTTCAAATAATGAACCGCTTCGTCCAGTTCCATGTCTTGATCGACCAAAACAATTTCCCCATCAAAAGCCTGTAATGGCAATTCGTTTACTTCTTCGCTTGTAATTGATTTCTGAAATGGTAACATTTAGTACTCCTTTTCTATGGAAAACATGAATTTATTTTCCTGATCTACTGATCGTCTTCTCCCCACTCTCTTTTCCTCTGCGAAAAAATTGAGTTACTTAAATCGATATTCTCTGATTTTGAGTCATTAGAATCGTCTATCTCTTCATCGAGATTTTCGTTTTTGGCCACTAAACTATGGATAAATCGCAATGAATTTACCAAGTTTTGTCCCCAGTGTTGATAAAAACTATTGTTTAAATCCCACAATGCTTCGTTCATCACATCCATTGTACCAATTCGATACGAGGTAAGGAAATCCTTTAAATCCTGATAAATATCGGCAAAATTTTCTGAAACCGAAATAATAACAGGAGTTTCGCTATACTCCATATCGTCTTCAAAAACTTCAAGATACTGATCGTGAGCTCCCATTTTACTCTGAACAGAAGAATGAATAAACGCCCAATCTGATTCAGAAACAAATTTCTCAATTTCTTCCTCTAAGTCTGTTTCATTTTTAGGTAACAAACATGCCTTTAGATAAAGGAGTGGCAATAATTTCTGAGATTTTTCAATAAATTCAATCTTTGATACCTTAGCACAGGTTTCCAACATCGAACAAAACTCATTTGCAATTGTTACAAACTCAATAACATTTTTTGAATAAACAATATGGTCAAACTGATCTTTCATTTTCTATTTAATACGATAAGAATGCAAAAATAACAAGATTTTACGAATATAATGGCAGAATAGCAAGATACTACTGCTTACAAAAGAATAAAAGAAGGTATTATAAGGATATCCAACGAACCCTATTCCCATCTAAAGACTCCATCTCCTCATTGTCTTTTAAAAAACGAATTACCTCCAGCACATTTTCTTCGGAATGTTTCGACTTTTTAATAATCTCATCCACACTTACATCCTCTTTGCCTAAAACACTGGTGATTTCTGTGTGAATCTCATCAAACTCCGCCTTGCTTAGCCCCATCTTTTCGGCCTCTTTGCAAATATCACATTGCCCGCATACCGGAGCATGTCCTTGTCCAAAATATTCCAACAAAAATTTCGACCGGCATATTGTACTCGTTTCGGCGTAATTAATTACCGAATTAATTTTTTGAGTTAAATTTTCTTTTCTGTCCTGATAAACTTCCTTAGATAATTTTATAAAACTAAGAGGCAATCGTTCCTGAGTATAAATAATGAATGGAGTCTTTTTTCTGGGAATGTACTGAATCACTTTGTATTTAGATAGTTCTTTCAAATACTTACTAATTACTTCCTTCGATATTTTGGTCCGTTTGGCTAACAAATCGATGTTTACAGGCACAAAATCGGTAAATAAACCAGTAAAAGATCTGAGAAGAATCTTAATAAACACATCGAAATCTTTATTCGAGACTTGAAATTTATACAATTCATCTCTTTGAATTCGGAAATGAATTCTTGATTCGTGTTCCAAATCATCCGTTATTTCGATATAACCGGCTCTTTGAAGAATTTTCAAACTATTAAAAGCTTGTAATACATTAAATTTGAAGTTGTGACAAAACAAGCCCAGATCGAAATCAAAAACCGCATCTTTTCCTGCGCCCTCGGCAACTTGCAAAAAGTTACCCAGCGATTGATACACTTTTGTTACGGTGTCTTTTTCGGGAAAGGATGTTGAAATCCGCTTCAACAATTGGACTCTATCAGGCTTTGAATAAAGCAAAACAGCAAAAGCCTTTTCCCCATCTCTGCCTGCGCGACCAGCCTCTTGAAAATAGGCTTCCAAAGAATCGGGCAAATCCATATGCACCACAGTTCGCACATCCGCTTTATCAATTCCCATTCCGAAAGCATTGGTTGCAACCATCACCTGCACAACACCACTTTTCCATCTGTTCTGACGAAAATCCTTCACCTCATTTTGTAAACCGGCATGATAGAATTCCGCTCTAATATTATTTGTTTTTAGAAACTCGGCCAACTCCTTGCATTTCTTTCTACTTCGAACATACACAACAGAACTGCCACCTTGCTTGCTAAATATTTTTAACAGATACCTCTTTTTATCTTCGACTTCACGAACCAGATAAATTAAATTCTTTCGCTCGAAACTTTTGCGAAAAACATTCTTCTCCTTAAATTCCAGCCTTTCCTGAATATCATCAACCACCTCGGGAGTTGCGGTGGCAGTTAAAGCAAGTATTGGCACGCCCGGAAGTAACTCCCGCAAGTTTGTAATTTTCAGATAAGCAGGTCGAAAGTCATACCCCCACTGCGATATACAATGCGATTCATCAACTGCTATCAAACAAACATTCATTTGCTGTAATTTCATCTGAAACAGATCCGAACGAATTCGCTCTGGCGAGATATACAGAAACTTTATATTAGCGAATAAACATTTATCAAGAATAATTTCAATTTCCTTACTCGATAAACCAGAATAAAGAAGTTCGGCCTTAATGCCTTTAGCCTTTAGATTTTGTACCTGGTCTTTCATCAAGGCAACCAAAGGAGAGACAACAATGCATATCCCTTCCATTGCCAAAGCAGGAATCTGAAAAGTTAGAGACTTTCCTCCTCCTGTCGGCATCAATCCAAGAGTATCCTTTCCATCAGCAACAGATTTAATAATATCATCCTGCAATGGTCGGAACTCTGCATATCCCCAATATTTTTTCAGAATCTCTTTAAAACGATCCATTGAACTGAATTACAACTAATTTGAATTAAAAAAACATGATTACACAAGACAAAAAACAAATTTAAAATAGTAACTTCTAATTTGAATCAACTAATTAACACTTTTTAGAATTTAGAACAATCCTGTTCCACTATTTTTTTTGTAATTTTGCATGCAATTAAGATCTAAAACTATTGCAGAATGTCATTTGTATCTGGTAAAATTATTTCAGAAGGCCTTACTTTGGATGATGTACTTTGAGTTCCTGCATACTCGGAAGTATTAGTTAGAGCTAAAAGAACGTTTTATGAAGTAATCTGTCAATTAGTTGGAGGACTACGAGCTGATATTTCATAGTAGCCTGTTTTGAACAACTTACTATTTTTTTTGAGATTCAGTGATCACATTTAATCTGCTAAATGAAAAGAGTTCTATTATATCTATCAATAATGTTATTTTGCCAATTGGCAAGCTTTGGACAATCAAGTCCAACGGATACTCTTTTCACAATAAATAATACAGCGTACTCTTCTCAAGAGTTCAGTAAACTTTATCAGGATAACATACTTGCAAGGCGAAATAATCTTTCAATAGAAGAGGCTTTGGATCTTTACATTCTTTTCCATCTGAAATTAAGAGAAGCAAAAAGAACAAGGATAGATACACTACCGGAAGTAAAAAATGAATTGCAAATTAACAAGGATATTGCTCTTAACGCATTCCTTTACCCAACAATAGTCACCGAAGAAAAAATTCAGGAAGCTTTCAAACGGATCCAATATTTTCTAAAAGCCAGACATATTTTAGTAAAAACAAATAAACGGTCCACCCCTCAGGACACACTTGCTGCCTTTAAGGAGGCTCAGGATATTTACCAAGATCTTTTAAAAGGAAAATCGTTTGAAAAGATAGCGCGCCATCAATCTGATGATCAGTCTGTAAAAGCAAACCATGGAGAATTAGGATATTTTACCGCTTTCGACATGGATTACAAATTTGAATCAGCAGCTTACAAATTAAAGATTGGAGAATTTTCACCCCCCATAAGAACACAGTTTGGATACCACATTATTCAAATTCTAGAAAAAATACCAAATCCGGGAAAAATAAAAATCAGATACATCCTTCTCGAGTATCAAGCTGGAAATAAATCGAGACCAAAACATAAAATTGATTCCCTTTACTCATTGCTTATAAAGGGTGCTGATTTTGCCCAATTAGCTAGAAAGCACTCTACAGATAAAAGATCGGCTCAATCAGGTGGAATTCTTCCGTGGTTTGGCCTTTTTGAAACACATCCTAAAATTGAGAAAATAGCTTTTCAGCTAAAGGAAATCAACGAAATTTCAAAACCAATTGAAACTGAATTCGGCTATCATATCTTACAATTAATCGACAAAAAAGACTACTCTTCATTAGATCATTGCAGAAAAGAAATTCAACAGCTAATCGCGAGAGATAATCGGTCAAAAATAAGTACCGCTCAACTTATATCTAAAATAAAAAAAGACTATCAGTTTAAAGAAAACAAAGAACTTCTTTCTAATTTTCATTCCATTTTAGATTATGCCTATGCTGATTTGTGGGATCCGTTATTTACAATAGATGGAGAGAAATATACTCAGGAAGATTTTGCCGATTATCTTGGACAGCAAGCGTCAAAAGATATTTATGAGAATTTTATAGAATACATCAACCGAATTTACGATAATTTCTCAAACAATAGTATCTTAGCCTTCTACAAAAAAAAGTTGCTCGAGACCAATAATGATCTCGTAAATTTGATTCGGAATTATGAAAACAGGATCTTCGTTTCTTACATTACAAAACAAAATATTTTGTTACCTGCAAAAAACGACAGTACAAGCTTATTTGAATTCTTTCAGAATCAAAGAAATAGATATAATGAGAATAGTAATTTCGAAAGCATTAAAAAGCAAGTAGCTTCTGATTATAAAAAGTATTTAAAAGAGACCTGGGAAAATCAATTGCGTAAAAATTATAAAATTGAAATTTCACAATCGACATTAAACAAAATTGTTCAACATTAAAATGACTAAATATTCCTTACTATTACTACTTCTTGTGTTTTTTTATTCCTGTAATCAGAATAAAGCAAAGGATGACAAACCTGTTGCAAAAGTAAACGACAAGATTCTATATTTGAGTACCGTTAGAGACTTTATACAAAATGGCACAAAGAAAGAGGACAGTCTTCTTATTGCTGAAAATTATACGCGTCAGTGGATCAAGAAACAACTAATTATTTCAAAAGCGGAACTTAATTTAACCGAAGAAGACAAGGATGTTAGCAGAATGGTAGAAGATTACAGATCATCGCTTATTATTCACAAATACCAGCAACAGTTAATCGAGCAAAAAATTGACACTCTTATCAGTCAATTCGAAATTGAGAACTATTACAAAGATTACTCTGCCAATTTTATTTTAAACAGAAATATTATTAAGGCTTTATATATTAAAGTACC contains:
- a CDS encoding peptidylprolyl isomerase codes for the protein MKRVLLYLSIMLFCQLASFGQSSPTDTLFTINNTAYSSQEFSKLYQDNILARRNNLSIEEALDLYILFHLKLREAKRTRIDTLPEVKNELQINKDIALNAFLYPTIVTEEKIQEAFKRIQYFLKARHILVKTNKRSTPQDTLAAFKEAQDIYQDLLKGKSFEKIARHQSDDQSVKANHGELGYFTAFDMDYKFESAAYKLKIGEFSPPIRTQFGYHIIQILEKIPNPGKIKIRYILLEYQAGNKSRPKHKIDSLYSLLIKGADFAQLARKHSTDKRSAQSGGILPWFGLFETHPKIEKIAFQLKEINEISKPIETEFGYHILQLIDKKDYSSLDHCRKEIQQLIARDNRSKISTAQLISKIKKDYQFKENKELLSNFHSILDYAYADLWDPLFTIDGEKYTQEDFADYLGQQASKDIYENFIEYINRIYDNFSNNSILAFYKKKLLETNNDLVNLIRNYENRIFVSYITKQNILLPAKNDSTSLFEFFQNQRNRYNENSNFESIKKQVASDYKKYLKETWENQLRKNYKIEISQSTLNKIVQH
- a CDS encoding RecQ family ATP-dependent DNA helicase, with the protein product MDRFKEILKKYWGYAEFRPLQDDIIKSVADGKDTLGLMPTGGGKSLTFQIPALAMEGICIVVSPLVALMKDQVQNLKAKGIKAELLYSGLSSKEIEIILDKCLFANIKFLYISPERIRSDLFQMKLQQMNVCLIAVDESHCISQWGYDFRPAYLKITNLRELLPGVPILALTATATPEVVDDIQERLEFKEKNVFRKSFERKNLIYLVREVEDKKRYLLKIFSKQGGSSVVYVRSRKKCKELAEFLKTNNIRAEFYHAGLQNEVKDFRQNRWKSGVVQVMVATNAFGMGIDKADVRTVVHMDLPDSLEAYFQEAGRAGRDGEKAFAVLLYSKPDRVQLLKRISTSFPEKDTVTKVYQSLGNFLQVAEGAGKDAVFDFDLGLFCHNFKFNVLQAFNSLKILQRAGYIEITDDLEHESRIHFRIQRDELYKFQVSNKDFDVFIKILLRSFTGLFTDFVPVNIDLLAKRTKISKEVISKYLKELSKYKVIQYIPRKKTPFIIYTQERLPLSFIKLSKEVYQDRKENLTQKINSVINYAETSTICRSKFLLEYFGQGHAPVCGQCDICKEAEKMGLSKAEFDEIHTEITSVLGKEDVSVDEIIKKSKHSEENVLEVIRFLKDNEEMESLDGNRVRWISL